Proteins from a genomic interval of Candidatus Babela massiliensis:
- the rsmA gene encoding 16S rRNA (adenine(1518)-N(6)/adenine(1519)-N(6))-dimethyltransferase RsmA codes for MKKLQNIHGREHGIDLKKVYGQHFLREQDVVDNMLNAVTLDENSSVFEIGCGDGFLTKSILEKSIARLWIFEIDKSWADYVLEKYKDSRMTMINSDILDIKFDIFNEYKPWTLLANLPYQITFPLIYKLIEYNKILGNLLKEGVVMVQEEVAQKIVQEGGRGYGFNSLYLQHFFDWKLLDKIAPTAFYPPPRIYSRLLYFKPKKNIENIPDEKGFWIFIQRSFSQPRRNLKNNLKPFHYNLENVSEETLNLRGQQMNKEELVSLWNLIRI; via the coding sequence ATGAAAAAATTGCAAAATATACATGGTAGAGAGCATGGTATAGACCTTAAAAAGGTCTATGGACAACATTTTTTACGAGAACAAGATGTAGTCGATAATATGTTAAATGCTGTTACTTTAGACGAAAATAGTTCTGTTTTTGAAATTGGATGCGGTGATGGTTTCTTAACCAAATCGATTTTGGAAAAATCTATTGCAAGATTATGGATCTTTGAAATCGACAAATCTTGGGCAGATTATGTCTTAGAAAAGTATAAAGATAGCCGTATGACTATGATTAATTCTGATATATTAGATATAAAATTTGATATATTTAATGAATATAAACCCTGGACTCTTCTTGCTAATCTGCCTTACCAAATTACATTTCCTTTAATTTATAAATTAATAGAATACAATAAGATTTTAGGTAATCTATTAAAAGAAGGAGTTGTAATGGTACAAGAAGAAGTCGCACAGAAGATTGTACAAGAAGGTGGCCGAGGATATGGTTTTAATTCCCTTTACTTGCAACATTTTTTTGACTGGAAATTACTTGATAAAATAGCACCAACAGCCTTCTATCCACCTCCTAGAATCTATTCACGACTTTTATATTTTAAACCTAAAAAGAATATAGAAAATATACCTGATGAAAAAGGATTTTGGATATTTATTCAGCGCTCTTTTTCTCAACCTAGACGTAATTTGAAGAATAATTTAAAACCTTTTCATTATAATTTAGAGAATGTTTCTGAAGAAACGCTAAATCTACGTGGCCAGCAGATGAACAAAGAAGAACTTGTGTCTTTATGGAATCTAATAAGAATTTAA